GGAGTTGAATGAGTCCATCAAAAGCGGGAGGGTGAGACTTATCCATATAGATATCGACAAGAGCGAAATTGGGAAAAACGTCAAGCCGACCGTGGGCATAGTAGGCGACGCAAAAGAGGCTCTTCGAAAGCTTATAGATATCATACACGTCGAATCGGTAAGCAATACTAAATATATTTCATGGCTATTGAATATACGTAAAATGTATGAAGACGCCATGTCGAGAATTGCTGAATCTACCAAGACATTCCACCCGTGGAAAGTCCTAAAGGTGCTCCGAAACGCGGCCCCCAGAAACACGGTGACGGTTACCGGCGTTGGTTCGCACCAGATGTGGGCTGAGATAGCTTGGGACGTCTACGAGCCCGGGACGTTCATAACGTCGGCAGGTCTTGGAACTATGGGCTTTGGAATACCTGCGGCTCTCGGAGCCAAGCTGGCCGATCCCACTAGGCCCGTGCTGTGTATAGATGGCGACGGTTCGTTCCAGATGACTATGAACAACCTAGCCCTTGTACGGGACTACAATCTGCCTATAGTAGTCGCTATATTTGACAATAGAGCTCTCCAGCTGGTCAAACAGTGGCAGATCTATATCTACCAGAGGAGGATTATCGCCACGGAGTTTAGCCATAGGCCTGACTTCTTGAAGATAGCCGAGGCTTACGAGATCGACGGAGTTAAGCCCGAGAGCTACGCAGAGTTGGAGCGGCTGGTTGGCAGGGCTTTGCGAAACAACGAGCCGCTGATAGTAGACCTCACTATAGACAGCGATAGCGACATCGTCCTGCCCTGGGTGAAGCCAGGCGACTGGCTCACCTCGGCTATACTACCAGAGGGCATGGAGGTGAAGTTGGTGTATGATGAGAATTAACATAACAGCCCCCAAGTCCCTAGACGCCCTTGGGCGCATCATAGCAGTTACTAGACGTGCAAAGGTCAGCGTGGTTAATATGCAGATTGCGGCCGACACGACTATATACAAAATCCACATGTATGTCGATGGAGATCCCGACGAGGTTAACTGGCTCGTGGCGAAGCTGGATAAACTACCCGAAGTTTTGACAATTGAGGAGATACATATAAACCGCTGAAATTCTATAACCATGGCGAAGATCTATACAGAAAGAGACGCTTCTCTCGAACCCCTCAGAGGCAAAACCATAGCTGTAGTGGGCTACGGGATACAGGGGAGGGCCCAAGCGCTTAATCTGAGAGATAGCGGGCTTAAGGTAATCATAGGTGTGCGTAGGGGAGGCAAGTCGTGGGAATTGGCGTCGTCAGAGGGATTCGAGGTTTATGAAGTAGGCGACGCAGTGGCTAGGGCTGACGTCGTCATGGTCCTCATCCCAGATATGGAACAGCCCAAGGTGTGGAGGGAGCAGATAGCCCCCAACCTCCGGGAGGGCGCCGTGGTGGACTTCGCACATGGCTTCAATGTGCACTACGGCTTAATAAA
The sequence above is drawn from the Pyrobaculum ferrireducens genome and encodes:
- a CDS encoding ACT domain-containing protein, whose protein sequence is MRINITAPKSLDALGRIIAVTRRAKVSVVNMQIAADTTIYKIHMYVDGDPDEVNWLVAKLDKLPEVLTIEEIHINR